From a region of the bacterium genome:
- a CDS encoding F0F1 ATP synthase subunit epsilon, protein MSTQYTLKICTPRGTFLEEQVQEVTIPSADGEVGILPRHTSYTAVLGTGVMEYLGISSDTSPRRIVVANGFIQFEGDTLLVLADSVDTSDSVDIDGYSSERASLQKLIETERIDSAEWARARSALDRIMAIDELVSN, encoded by the coding sequence ATGAGTACTCAATATACCCTGAAGATCTGTACTCCACGGGGTACGTTTCTTGAAGAGCAGGTTCAAGAGGTAACGATCCCATCAGCAGATGGTGAGGTTGGAATTTTACCCAGGCATACGAGCTATACTGCCGTGCTCGGCACGGGAGTGATGGAGTATCTTGGGATCTCTTCTGATACGAGTCCGCGCCGAATTGTTGTCGCAAATGGTTTCATCCAATTTGAAGGAGATACCCTTCTTGTTCTGGCTGATAGCGTTGATACGTCAGATTCGGTGGACATTGATGGGTATAGCAGTGAGAGAGCAAGCCTACAGAAATTAATTGAGACAGAGAGGATAGACTCCGCTGAATGGGCACGAGCACGATCTGCTCTTGATCGTATTATGGCTATTGATGAGCTTGTTAGTAACTAG
- a CDS encoding NUDIX domain-containing protein, which yields MSQLRPNVCILLLNREGKLFLGERVDEFNHWQFPQGGVEAGDSPEEAVIRELREELGIGAENLRIIHRLNSTYSYEWDQSRWYGESEFSGQSQTFWLVEFLGEDSDIDLHTSEQEFHQWQWIEPEDAMNTVAEIRRSGYKHPLEELQKYLKTKDSSKGE from the coding sequence ATGTCTCAATTACGACCAAATGTATGTATTCTACTCCTCAATAGAGAAGGAAAGCTCTTTTTAGGTGAGAGAGTTGACGAGTTCAATCACTGGCAATTCCCACAAGGAGGGGTTGAAGCGGGAGATTCTCCGGAAGAAGCAGTGATTCGTGAATTGCGTGAAGAGCTTGGCATCGGGGCAGAGAACCTGAGAATAATTCACCGGCTAAATTCAACATATTCATACGAATGGGATCAGAGTCGTTGGTATGGGGAGAGCGAATTTTCTGGTCAAAGCCAAACATTCTGGTTAGTTGAGTTCCTCGGTGAAGATTCAGACATCGATCTCCATACATCCGAACAAGAGTTTCATCAATGGCAGTGGATAGAGCCAGAAGATGCGATGAATACAGTGGCCGAGATACGACGCAGTGGCTACAAACATCCGTTGGAAGAACTACAAAAATATTTAAAGACAAAAGACAGCAGCAAGGGAGAATAG
- a CDS encoding heme NO-binding protein: MYGLINKAIQGLITEKFGHEVWDDIRTRAGLTVEPFLSMEQYPDSITYDLVGAASDVLELPAEQVLNEFGIFWTMFTGAEGYKDLMETSGETFSEFVANLDQLHARVKLLFPHLDPPSFLVTDRQPTSLKVRYFSNREGLSPLVEGLFQGLANRFDISLSVQHEHIVENGTSHDLFSLSWKEASTEQSRPNTKIDACTQGCVAK; this comes from the coding sequence ATGTATGGGCTCATAAACAAAGCGATTCAAGGACTTATCACAGAGAAGTTTGGTCACGAGGTGTGGGATGATATTCGTACTCGCGCTGGATTGACTGTTGAGCCATTTCTTTCGATGGAGCAGTATCCAGACTCCATTACCTACGACCTCGTAGGGGCTGCTTCCGATGTGCTCGAACTTCCTGCTGAGCAAGTCCTTAATGAGTTCGGAATATTCTGGACCATGTTTACCGGAGCAGAGGGTTATAAAGATCTGATGGAGACTTCGGGGGAAACGTTCTCTGAATTTGTGGCGAATCTTGATCAACTACATGCGCGCGTAAAGCTCTTATTTCCTCACCTTGATCCTCCGAGTTTTCTTGTAACGGATCGTCAACCAACGAGTCTTAAGGTGCGGTATTTCTCTAATCGAGAAGGACTAAGTCCTTTAGTTGAAGGACTATTTCAGGGCCTAGCAAATCGTTTTGACATCTCTCTTTCTGTGCAACACGAGCACATAGTTGAGAATGGAACCAGCCATGATTTGTTTTCCCTCTCTTGGAAAGAAGCCTCAACCGAACAATCCAGACCAAACACCAAGATTGATGCGTGTACGCAAGGATGTGTCGCAAAGTAA
- a CDS encoding response regulator yields the protein MCRKVISEERDSPLPILSHNNFQKLFPFAFQIDSELQVHYVGDGWKKVTSLLSVGSALGDVFKLKRPVLPMVFEELVAQRENLFILELNQPVPFLVRGSFFFPDSARNSDSLLFIGEPWISSVNDLETSGMSLNDLPLHHPMADLLLLLETERTNLKEMRDLSGKLHTSNEELKSREEILKEKIKEQLALEAQLRQSQKMEALGRLAGGIAHDFNNLLFAINGYAGLALNAVEGGSSAARSIQCIQQGADRAAALIEQLLTFSRQTNLNSVSMNLSKEIRELTFLLRPLLRNNIRLSLAASKHDFFCWMDKNALQQIIMNVVINAMDAMPEGGEIRVWIKSPEQIVASGLALDSFVEIGIQDSGMGMEDDVLSKVFEPFFTTKEVGKGTGLGLSMVHSLVGQCGGMIEVESKINEGTTLRVFLPRVQPKEEHSSSLIDNLLTEDGAAPIRVLLVEDDPLVRGILVQMLSNASFEVIAHSCPIAALRALSVHKKKVDIVVTDIVMPKMNGIEMARQISNGSSILPTLFITGDTKGLSLNKGTLPRYSRLLRKPFSAITLIQELRLLLKESVPEQRKPGKEQNSGSPIEKSSLMGV from the coding sequence ATGTGTCGCAAAGTAATAAGTGAAGAGAGAGATAGTCCTTTGCCGATTTTAAGTCATAATAATTTTCAGAAACTTTTCCCTTTTGCTTTTCAGATCGATTCTGAGCTCCAAGTGCACTATGTAGGGGATGGATGGAAAAAAGTTACCTCCTTGCTTTCAGTGGGCAGCGCTCTTGGTGACGTTTTTAAATTGAAGCGGCCCGTATTGCCCATGGTTTTTGAGGAGTTGGTCGCGCAGAGAGAAAATCTCTTTATATTAGAGCTGAATCAGCCTGTTCCATTTCTCGTACGGGGAAGTTTCTTTTTCCCCGACTCAGCACGAAATTCAGATTCACTGCTATTTATCGGAGAACCGTGGATAAGTAGCGTCAATGACCTGGAAACATCAGGAATGAGCCTCAATGATTTACCTCTGCATCACCCGATGGCAGATCTGCTGTTACTCCTTGAAACAGAGCGTACAAATTTAAAAGAAATGCGTGATTTGTCTGGGAAATTACACACTTCAAATGAAGAGCTTAAATCGAGGGAAGAGATATTAAAGGAGAAAATCAAAGAACAATTAGCACTTGAAGCACAACTCCGTCAGAGTCAAAAAATGGAGGCACTTGGACGACTTGCTGGTGGTATTGCTCATGATTTTAATAATCTTCTCTTTGCAATTAATGGTTATGCTGGACTTGCTCTGAATGCAGTAGAGGGCGGAAGCTCTGCCGCACGGTCCATCCAATGTATTCAGCAGGGAGCCGATAGAGCCGCAGCTCTTATTGAGCAGTTGCTGACATTTTCTCGCCAGACGAACCTTAACTCGGTGTCAATGAATCTCAGTAAGGAAATTCGGGAACTGACTTTTCTTCTACGACCACTTCTCAGAAACAATATCAGGCTTTCTCTTGCGGCATCAAAGCATGATTTTTTTTGTTGGATGGATAAGAACGCGCTACAGCAAATAATCATGAATGTTGTCATTAATGCCATGGATGCAATGCCTGAAGGCGGTGAGATTAGAGTATGGATTAAGTCTCCTGAGCAAATAGTAGCCTCTGGCCTAGCTCTCGATAGTTTTGTGGAGATAGGAATTCAAGATTCGGGAATGGGAATGGAGGATGATGTCCTATCAAAAGTATTTGAACCATTTTTCACTACAAAAGAAGTTGGTAAAGGGACTGGTCTTGGACTTTCTATGGTTCATAGTCTTGTAGGTCAGTGTGGTGGAATGATTGAAGTAGAGTCCAAGATCAATGAGGGTACAACCCTTCGTGTTTTTCTCCCTCGTGTTCAGCCTAAAGAAGAGCACTCTTCCTCACTTATCGATAACCTGTTAACAGAAGATGGTGCTGCTCCCATTCGAGTACTGCTCGTTGAGGATGATCCCCTTGTTCGTGGTATCCTTGTTCAAATGTTATCGAATGCCTCGTTCGAGGTTATTGCGCATAGCTGTCCTATTGCTGCATTAAGAGCATTGAGTGTTCATAAAAAGAAAGTTGATATCGTTGTGACTGATATTGTTATGCCAAAAATGAATGGCATAGAGATGGCCCGTCAGATATCAAATGGAAGCTCTATTCTCCCTACCCTTTTTATTACTGGGGATACAAAGGGTCTGTCATTAAACAAAGGAACACTGCCGCGATATAGCCGCCTTTTACGAAAGCCGTTCTCAGCGATTACGCTCATTCAAGAATTAAGACTATTGCTCAAGGAGTCCGTACCAGAGCAAAGAAAGCCAGGTAAGGAACAAAATAGCGGCAGCCCAATAGAGAAGAGCTCTCTTATGGGCGTCTGA
- the atpD gene encoding F0F1 ATP synthase subunit beta: MNESHSGTGRKGIIVQILGAVIDVEFPKEGGIPSIYDALVTTNPAIDDKENNLTFEVAQHLGDNRLRCIAMDSTEGLVRGQEVIDTGAPISIPVGEKTLGRIIDVIGRPVDEMGPIETETRWPIHREAPSYEDQSTSKEIFETGIKVIDLLCPYLKGGKIGLFGGAGVGKTVVIMELINNLAKAHGGYSCFGGVGERTREGNDLWHEMKDSGVLDKACLVYGQMNEPPGARFRVGLSALTAAEYFRDEEGRDVLLFVDNIFRFLQAGSEVSSLLGRMPSAVGYQPTLSTDMGELQERITSTKKGSITSVQAVYVPADDLTDPAPATTFAHLDAQTILSRGIAEKGIYPAVDPLGSTSTILEPGVVGEEHYAVARKVQMTLQRYKDLQDIIAILGIDELSEEDKLTVARARKIERFLSQPFFVAEQFTGTPGIYVKLEDTIRSFKEIVDGLHDDLPEQAFLYVGTIEEAREKADKMASSIKKKAA; encoded by the coding sequence ATGAACGAATCACATAGTGGCACAGGCCGAAAAGGAATAATTGTACAGATTCTTGGAGCGGTTATCGACGTTGAGTTTCCAAAAGAAGGGGGAATACCTTCCATTTACGATGCGCTTGTAACCACCAATCCAGCGATTGATGATAAAGAAAATAACCTTACGTTCGAAGTTGCTCAACATCTTGGAGATAACCGTCTCCGATGTATCGCGATGGACAGCACTGAAGGTCTGGTGCGTGGACAAGAAGTAATTGATACCGGTGCTCCAATATCGATACCAGTAGGTGAAAAGACCTTGGGACGTATTATCGATGTCATTGGTAGGCCAGTGGATGAGATGGGCCCAATCGAAACTGAGACACGTTGGCCAATTCACCGCGAAGCGCCTTCATACGAAGATCAATCGACCTCGAAAGAAATCTTTGAGACGGGAATTAAGGTAATCGATCTTCTCTGTCCATATCTCAAAGGAGGAAAGATCGGTCTCTTCGGAGGAGCAGGAGTCGGAAAAACCGTCGTTATTATGGAGCTCATTAATAACCTCGCAAAGGCGCATGGAGGATATTCATGTTTCGGCGGAGTTGGAGAGCGAACACGAGAAGGGAACGACCTCTGGCATGAGATGAAGGACTCTGGAGTTCTCGATAAGGCATGTCTGGTTTACGGGCAGATGAACGAGCCCCCTGGAGCTCGCTTCCGAGTTGGTCTCTCAGCCCTTACTGCCGCGGAGTACTTCCGTGATGAAGAGGGTCGAGATGTACTTCTTTTCGTAGACAACATCTTTCGATTCTTGCAGGCAGGCTCTGAGGTTTCTTCGTTACTTGGACGTATGCCAAGTGCTGTTGGATATCAGCCAACCCTTTCAACTGATATGGGTGAACTGCAAGAGCGTATTACGTCGACGAAGAAAGGTTCTATTACTTCAGTGCAGGCGGTATATGTCCCTGCAGACGACTTGACCGATCCAGCACCAGCAACAACCTTTGCACACCTCGATGCGCAAACGATCCTCTCAAGGGGTATCGCTGAAAAGGGTATCTATCCGGCTGTTGATCCGCTGGGTTCAACATCAACTATCCTTGAACCAGGAGTTGTTGGTGAGGAGCACTATGCGGTAGCGCGAAAAGTACAGATGACTCTTCAGCGATACAAAGATTTACAAGATATCATAGCGATTCTTGGAATTGATGAACTTTCTGAAGAGGATAAGCTGACAGTTGCGCGTGCAAGAAAAATTGAGCGTTTCTTGTCGCAACCGTTTTTTGTAGCTGAACAATTTACTGGAACTCCAGGAATCTACGTAAAGCTTGAAGACACCATTCGAAGTTTCAAAGAGATTGTTGATGGTCTTCATGACGATCTTCCAGAGCAGGCATTCCTCTATGTGGGAACTATTGAGGAAGCAAGGGAAAAGGCAGATAAGATGGCTTCATCCATAAAGAAGAAGGCCGCGTAA